One Aphidius gifuensis isolate YNYX2018 linkage group LG5, ASM1490517v1, whole genome shotgun sequence genomic region harbors:
- the LOC122858339 gene encoding follicle cell protein 3C-1 produces the protein MPTYITNLFCTITVIIIIPRFAESNQNLSLIRDGNTSSNELIDTAAPIGCLCGVFLSGSFKKFSKAQPFEPPALIQEHKDSFPCTLIGNKLCTSKCLDVIVKYLPNSPAIICGSIERDCVKERAYLFIKNCDDKWINTNLSAGREYCCKDGIPYKCPTIV, from the exons ATGCCAACCTATATCACC aatctTTTTTGTACGATTACTGTCATCATTATAATACCGCGTTTTGCTGAATCGAATCAGAATTTAAGTTTAATCAGAGATGGAAACACATCAAGCAATGAACTTATTGATACAGCAGCTCCAATAGGTTGTCTCTGTGGTGTTTTTTTGAGTGGTTCCTTCAAGAAGTTTAGTAAAGCACAGCCGTTTGAACCTCCAGCTCTGATCCAAGAACATAAAGATTCATTTCCTTGCACTCTAATTGGCAATAAGCTTTGCACTAGCAAGTGTCTTGATGTT attGTCAAGTATCTACCAAACAGTCCTGCTATTATTTGTGGTTCCATCGAAAGAGATTGCGTCAAAGAACGA GCTTATTTGTTCATCAAAAATTGCGATGATAAGTGGATTAACACGAACTTATCAGCTGGACGTGAATATTGCTGTAAGGATGGCATTCCATACAAGTGTCCGACAAttgtttaa
- the LOC122858336 gene encoding intracellular protein transport protein USO1-like, with protein MNPTIITNSKIDATRSRAVTAYLDEDSITKSTEANFRLQIRQLNDENALLRDELVRIEESALLHERHAFKVQQKFDRIKRNFERLEKESDEHKELINNLETQEKRCREALRKVEKNHQTDIKKLQIDNKTLSSALEESNRAKFEYLNQLRQSRTNLTEETLKLKSLQYKVEELSQIKTNMEDYYRKKIQTLQDTIDCLKNENSSFLPVMSVQHSEVPTSTVIIKSSTVPLLEEDDCIIEYIQNSCKSKVQHSLYTELKSLGISPEKKDYKNKREWYSNEIEKAIQQIDRIAEILMLYRSREIVSEAEEIIDNECENEEKFLCGIFFQKITALSCILSKELSETNAGSQVSFSADLEKHQEIKIQSFNKLLSSHLLSRKSVMLLGSGLSRSISWYLTILYFAIAFILWLCIKYDNSFNFNLLYAGLSFKWWSFEEIIEHEIGIHKILPRPL; from the exons ATGAATCCAACCATAATTACAAATTCTAA AATTGATGCAACAAGAAGTCGTGCAGTCACAGCTTATTTAGATGAAGACAGCATTACTAAGAGTACTGAGGCTAATTTTCGATTGCAGATTCGtcaattaaatgatgaaaatgccTTGCTTCGTGATGAATTAGTACGGATTGAAGAGTCAGCTTTGCTTCATGAACGTCATGCTTTTAAAGTTCAGCAAAAGTT TGACCGAATCAAGAGAAATTTTGAGCGTTTAGAAAAAGAAAGTGATGAACATAAagagttaattaataatttggaaACGCAAGAAAAACGTTGTCGAGAAGCTCTAcgaaaagttgaaaaaaatcatcaaactGACATTAAAAAACTTCAGattgat aaTAAAACGCTTAGTTCAGCACTTGAGGAAAGTAACCGAGCGAAATTTGAATATCTTAATCAACTGCGCCAAAGTCGGACAAACTTAACAGAAGAAACTTTAAAGCTTAAATCGTTACAATATAAAGTTGAGGAATTATCTCAAATCAAAACAAATATGGAAGATtactatcgaaaaaaaattcaa ACTCTGCAAGATACAATTGattgtttgaaaaatgaaaattcgagTTTTCTACCGGTGATGAGTGTTCAACATTCAGAAGTACCTACATCCACGGTTATTATTAAA AGTAGCACAGTTCCTTTGTTAGAAGAAGATGACTGTATCATTGAATATATACAGAATTCATGCAAGAGTAAAGTCCAGCATTCTTTATATACAGAATTGAAATCTTTA GGAATATCACcggaaaaaaaagattataaaaataaaagagaatgGTACAGTAACGAAATCGAAAAGGCCATTCAACAGATTGATAG AATCGCCgaaattttaatgttgtatAGAAGTCGTGAGATTGTGTCTGAAGCGGAAGAAATTATAGACAATGAGTGTgagaatgaagaaaaatttttatgcggcattttttttcaaaaaattactgCACTATCTTGTATT tTGTCCAAAGAACTTAGTGAGACCAATGCAGGTTCACAAGTTTCATTTAGCGCAGATCTAGAAAAAcaccaagaaataaaaattcaatcctTCAATAAGTTACTATCATCTCACCTATT ATCCCGAAAATCAGTAATGCTACTTGGCTCTGGATTGAGTCGTTCCATCTCTTGGTACCTgacaattttgtattttgcTATCGCATTCATATTATGGTTATGcataaaatatgataattcatttaatttcaatttattatacgCTGGTCTTTCATTCAAGTGgtggtcatttgaagaaattaTCGAACATGAAATtggtattcataaaatattaccAAGACCATTGTAG
- the LOC122858335 gene encoding vesicle-associated membrane protein 7, whose product MPLLYSVVARGPTVLAKYALHTGNFEEVTEQIFAQIDTFNDKLTYSQGPYLFHYICENGIIYMCITDDDFQRSRAFLFLNEIKRRFQVAFGTGALNALAYAMNTEFSRVLANEMKHYSESKDIDTISKVHGELDELKDIMVRNIDNIAMRGERLELLVNKTENLSSNSMAFRKTSRNLARSLFWKNIKIYAIIGISLFIFMYFIISMLCEGFTWQKCLRK is encoded by the exons ATGCCGCTGTTGTATAGTGTTGTTGCCAGAGGCCCTACTGTTCTCGCTAAATATGCCTTGCACACTGGAAATTTTGAGGAAGTCACTGAACAAATTTTTGCACAAATTGACACCTTCAACGACAAATTAACATATTCACAAGGGCCGTacttatttcattatatttgtGAAAATGGCATAATCTATATGTGTATAACAGACGAT gacttTCAACGGTCTAGAGCGTTTTTGTTTCTAAATGAGATTAAAAGAAGATTCCAAGTTGCATTTGGTACTGGAGCTTTAAATGCATTAGCATATGCTATGAACACTGAATTTTCAAGAGTATTGGCAAATGAGATG aagcATTACAGTGAATCAAAAGACATTGATACAATATCGAAAGTTCACGGTGAGCTGGACGAATTGAAAGATATCATGGTTAgaaatattgacaatattgCAATGCGAGGGGAACGATTAGAGCTTCTTGTAAACAAGACTGAAAACCTAAGTTCAAAt TCTATGGCATTCAGAAAAACGAGTAGAAACTTGGCAAGATCtcttttttggaaaaatataaaaatttatgctaTAATCGGGATATCATTATTCatctttatgtattttattatctcaATGCTTTGTGAAGGTTTCACTTGGCAAAAGTGCTTACGCAAATAA
- the LOC122858338 gene encoding uncharacterized protein LOC122858338, whose amino-acid sequence MMIIERVNDDCLAEIFMYVPACERPKIALVCKKWTRVLDNSWFNVKKLELTHWEYDEYPHFLERNNPTIDRQFSFLKSLLYKCGHYLRELDLSVYAHCNILPVISEYCQNLVKLRIRINNIDDAILDNAFSQLSKLKVLKIIFHGCFHDIYPSVPTTLINSLINVADTLTDLNITNWPAVLPETARFPEEMTNVISQLKALRKFGIAGIECPKSLYDYLKNSKTIETNSDHVCYIKINIDVSEPIDRIERLDIAGCKISDDCIYTIANTMKRLHTLAVSCLLLTDTGIGACIKMSNLKYLVFDGFNNTATDSSIKLLKNLTHLKLPFSNKITDESAIKVLENSPDMICYCVRNTGITHKFIKKAAEISRNRKKELNIHVSFDRDHTKYEYLDIEYMKKQEHPKTKIR is encoded by the exons atgatgataattgagcgtgttaatgatgattgcctggctgaaatattcatgtatgtGCCAGCATGTGAAAGACCAAAAATTGCATTGG taTGCAAAAAATGGACAAGAGTCCTTGATAATTCTTggtttaatgtcaaaaaacttgaattaactCATTGGGAATATGACGAGTATCCACATTTTTTAGAGAGAAATAATCCAACAATCGATCGACAATTCAGTTTTTTGAAATCACTGCTTTATAAATGTGGTCATTATTTAAGAGAATTAGACTTGTCAGTCTATGCTCATTGTAACATATTGCCAGTTATTAGCGAATATTGTCAAAATCTCGTAAAACTTCGAATAagaatcaataatattgatgatgcaATATTAGATAATGCATTTTCACAACTTTCTAaactaaaagtattaaaaatcatatttcaTGGTTGTTTTCATGATATATATCCATCAGTACCTAcaactttaattaattcattgataaaCGTTGCTGATACATTGACTGATCTCAATATTACAAATTGGCCTGCAGTCCTTCCTGAAACCGCCCGTTTTCCCGAAGAAATGACTAAT GTGATTTCTCAACTAAAGGCCTTAAGAAAATTTGGAATTGCTGGTATAGAATGTCCCAAAAGTTTATACGactatttgaaaaattctaaaacaatAGAAACCAATAGTGACCACGTTTgttacattaaaattaatattgatgtttCGGAGCCCATTGACAGAATCGAAAGATTAGATATTGCTGGTTGTAAAATTTCCGATGattgtatatatactattGCTAATACTATGAAACGATTACACACACTAGCTGTATCATGTTTATTGCTAACCGATACTGGTATCGGTGCATGTATAAAGAtgagtaatttaaaatatcttgtGTTTGACGGCTTTAATAATACGGCCACTGACTCTTCAATTAAATTGCTCAAAAATTTAACACATTTAAAGTTACCATTcagcaataaaattactgatgaATCAGCCATTAAagttcttgaaaattcaccagaCATGATTTGTTATTGCGTTCGAAACACAGGTATaactcataaatttattaaaaaagcagcagaaatatcaagaaatcgtaaaaaagaattaaatatacatgtttCTTTTGACCGTGATCACactaaatatgaatatttggATATTGAGTATATGAAAAAACAGGAACATCCAAAAACGAAAATTAGATAA
- the LOC122858333 gene encoding ubiquitin thioesterase otubain-like has product MSDKQRTSSLESPVNQDELILQQQRSIEKEISESIPLVGDKESLKDLEKEYEGDEIYLSKVKVLGQKYSHIRRTRPDGNCFFRAFSYAYLEKLINNKDEYNKFCDLASKSKDNLVALGFPHFTVEDFHDTFMEVIKKVGGETDVSRSELHRFFNEQGYSDYIVVYLRLITSGQLQKEADFYQNFIEGGRTVVEFCHQEVEPMYKESDHIHIIAMSTALNTGVRVRYMDRGAGTEVTAHDFPEGSTPAVHLLYRPGHYDILYP; this is encoded by the exons ATGAGCGATAAGCAACGCACTAGTTCGTTGGAAAGCCCAg TTAATCAAGATGAGCTTATTCTCCAGCAACAAAGAAGCATTGAAAAAGAG atttctGAATCAATTCCTCTCGTAGGAGATAAAGAGTCATTAAAAGACCTTGAAAAAGAATATGAAGGAGATGAAATATATCTATCAAAGGTGAAAGTTCTTGGTCAAAAATATTCTCATATTAGGCGGACAAGGCCTGATGGAAATTGTTTCTTTCGTGCGTTCAGTTATGCATATctggaaaaattaatcaataacaAAGATGAATACAATAAGTTTTGTGATCTCGCATCTAAGAGCAAAGATAATTTGGTTGCATTGGGATTTCCACACTTCACGGTTGAAGATTTTCATGATACT tttATGGAAGTTATCAAAAAAGTCGGTGGAGAAACTGACGTGAGTCGATCTGAACTACACAGGTTTTTTAATGAACAAGGCTATTCGGATTATATTGTTGTCTACCTTCGATTAATAACATCCGGTCAATTGCAAAAAGAAGCTGACTTTTATCAAAACTTTATCGAAGGAGGACGAACAGTGGTTGAGTTTTGTCATCAG GAAGTCGAGCCTATGTATAAAGAATCAGATCATATTCATATCATTGCAATGAGCACTGCCTTGAATACTGGTGTGAGAGTTCGTTATATGGATCGTGGAGCTGGAACAGAAGTCACAGCACATGATTTCCCGGAAGGTTCTACGCCAGCAGTACATTTGTTGTATCGCCCCGGTCATTATGACATCTTATATccttga
- the LOC122858340 gene encoding LOW QUALITY PROTEIN: uncharacterized protein LOC122858340 (The sequence of the model RefSeq protein was modified relative to this genomic sequence to represent the inferred CDS: deleted 2 bases in 1 codon; substituted 1 base at 1 genomic stop codon): MFSAKKRLLEKTGFTDVGRYDYLKLLITEFSTAKSKEAKRQTLANLANFAYDPINYDYLRQLRVIDLFLHVLSDPEVDFVQFAIGGLCNLSSDPINREYIIRNQGVELISGLLASSDEETLLSTITTLMSLTTKSSSRVLITPDLLNQLTKFSKLTNNRLKNLASVFLSDFCDTNNXKHRTKLLNLNQLKNIVISRYVNSNPPKLIKLEKGSQITVTRQVTENDVTRFAKLTDDFNPIHVKSDCKIVHGALLNGFLSGVLGTKLPGPGIIVVHQDLHYPQSCYPGDILTISIKIIETRKIITCQYEIIANSERIVLQGTGRFVMSKQNL, translated from the exons ATGTTTTCAGCAAAAAAACGTCTTCTTGAAAAAACAGGTTTCACCGATGTTGGAAGATACGattatctaaaattattaatcactGAATTCTCAACTGCAAAGTCTAAAG AAGCAAAAAGGCAGACGTTGGCAAACCTTGCAAATTTTGCATATGATCCAATTAATTATGACTATCTCCGACAATTGCGAgtaattgatttgtttttgcaCGTTCTTTCCGATCCAGAAGTTGATTTTGTTCAATTTGCCATTGGCGGACTATGTAATTTGTCTTCAG aTCCAATAAACAGAGAATACATCATTCGGAATCAAGGAGTTGAACTGATATCAGGATTGTTAGCATCATCAGACGAAGAAACTCTTCTTTCTACCATCACAACCCTTATGTCCCTGACAACAAAGTCATCAAGTCGAGTACTTATCACTCCAGACTTACTCAACCAATTGACTAAGTTTTCGAAGTTAACCAACAACCGTTTGAAAAACCTTGCTTCAGTTTTTTTGTCAGATTTTTGTGAcactaacaattaaaaa catCGAACAAAATTGTTAAACCTCAATCAATTAAAGAATATTGTGATTTCGAGGTACGTAAATTCAAATCCACCAAAGCTAataaaactcgaaaaaggtTCTCAGATTACGGTAACAAGACAAGTTACTGAAAACGACGTGACGAGATTTGCAAAATTAACTGATGATTTCAATCCAATTCATGTAAAAAGTGACTGTAAAATAGTACATGGTGCTTTGTTAAATGGATTTTTGTCTGGAGTATTAGGTACAAAATTGCCGGGACCTGGAATAATTGTTGTTCATCAAGATCTTCATTATCCGCAGTCTTGTTATCCGGgtgatattttaacaatatctattaaaataatagaaacgAGGAAAATTATAACATGTCAGTACGAAATTATTGCCAACTCTGAAAGAATCGTTCTTCAAGGAACAGGACGGTTTGTGATGTCGAagcaaaatttataa